Part of the Denticeps clupeoides chromosome 3, fDenClu1.1, whole genome shotgun sequence genome, CATCGCCGGGCCCGATCAACAGAGCGGCCGAGTTTGACAAATGTGCTCTAaagaatcaaaataaaataaaataaatccagtCAGTCAggatttatttgtatttaattgttttttacaaTGCTGATTGGCAGAAAGCGCTCAAGGCTCCTAGGAAAAAGTCCATGAGCAAGGAAAAAACCTTCAGAGGAACCAAGGGCAAGGGGAACGTTCATGTCTGGTCACTACGTCCATGATTTGTCATGGTACTGTGGTTCGTCCAGTTATGTATTGTGCTGTAGCCGAGGTTGGTGACCTGCCCTGGCTAATGTAGTTCACTGTGGAGGTCTATTGAGGTGGAGTGTTGGAGAGATCAGGGCTTTGAGCATCAGTGAAAACTTCAATCATATGTGAGCAGGGGAATTTGAGGAGCGGCACTAACTATTGCACCCTCACTAATGCTGAAGCAACTTTGACTCTATCGATACATTTTATCTTTGATTTAAATACTTTGATTTATATTAATTGGGAGGTTGATCCATAATTCGTGATGGGCTATGAGAAATCAGATGGGCCAAGACCATGCAAAGCTTTACAAGTGAGTACAATGTTAAGCTTCATTCACACTACAGAACAAACGTGGCCCAAATGTGACAATGTGAACAGCACAGGTGACATGGaattcattttcataaattGGGTAAAAATGAGAACCCTGAAAAAAGCACATCAGATTGCAGCTTCACCTGAATTCACCTACTGCAAATTCATGATCATTTCATACAAAACACCTTGATGATGAAATGGCTTTATTAAACAAGTCGAATTGACCCAAAAGTATTTTCTCAGTCTGGTCTAACAGTAAAACCACCACTGCTATCACACTTACTTTCTTGGGGTAAGAAACGCTGTTGGGGTTGACTGTATCAAGGGATCCACAAATACAGTCATATATTCTTGCTTTAAAGAAGCCAAAATGTAGTTCTTCACCTAttatcaacactggaaaatgtTAATgacataattcatgttttgatTTTTGAATGAACCCCAGTAAGCAAAATATAATAGCATGCTAACAAAATGATCAGTGTCATATTTCATAATATAACATGCAAGTCTTGTTAAAATTACACATGGCATTCAGTCAGACACTTTAACCCATTCAACCAGTTCCACCATCCGGAGTacatggggtttgaacctgtgactagttcagaggtgagtgtctTGCTAGCTAGGCTgctgccatatatatatatatatatatacacacacacacacacacacacacacacacacagacacacacatatatatatatatatatatatatatatatatagtgttgtgttgttgatTAGTAAAggtgacaaccacttcattgTCGTCTTTAGTTTTATTGTAGGAAACGTTCTGCAGCTAAGAGAAccgactcttttttttttagtgcgcTCGAGGGACAGAGTGGGGACGCGGCCACGTGACCGCGCGCGCACCCGCTCACTCAGCATCATGGCTGCGGATGCTGCAGCGGCAGCGCTGCTCATGGTCCTCGTCGTGGCGTGCCTGCCAGCCTCCAGCGTCGCGCTGCTGGGCTTCCGTCCGGAGGACACGGGCGGGGACCTGACGGTGGAGGACGGGGTGCTGAGAGCCACGGAGGGCACGCGCTTCATGCTGCGGGTTTACTACGCGTCCACCCTGCAGAGACCCAACAGGACGGCGAGCGGAGGCAGGGTCAACGCTGCGCCCTGGATCGCCTTCATCGAGGAACCCAGCCCGGGCAGACAGGGGCAGGTTCAGCCCAAACGGAACATGTGCGTGGACAAGAACGCTAGAACGTCCGACATCGAGGTTCTGGGCTCCTATAAGTCCGCATCCAGCCAGAACTCGGTCCTGGTTGAGCTGCTGGCCAAAGATTTGCGCAGGGGTGAGAGGATCAAGTATTACTCCATGTGTGCGTTCGACGGGACGGCGTGGGAGCACTACCGGACTCGGGACTTCTGGGTGGCAGTGGCCGAGCGCTCGGCGGAACCAGACCTCTGGCTCCAGGTCCTGGTGTCGGTGCTCCTGCTGGCGCTCTCTGCGCTGTTCAGCGGACTCAACCTCAGCCTGCTGGCCCTGGATCCGGTGGAGCTCCAGGTTCTGCAGAACAGTGGGACAGACAAGGAGCAGAAGCATGCGCGGCGCATCGAGTCGGTGCGGAAACACGGGAACTATGTGCTGTGCACCCTGCTGCTGGGCAACGCACTGATCAATGCGTCGCTGGCCGTGTGGATGTGCCAGATCCTGGGCATGACCTGGCTTAGCACCTGTGTCTGTGCCTTCACCATCTTCTTCATCGGCGAGATCCTACCCCACTCTGTTGCATCTCGCCACGGGCTCGCCATCGCCTCCAAGTCCATCTGGCTGACCCGCCTGCTGATGGTCCTCTCCTTCCCCATCTCCTTCCCCATTAGCAAGCTGCTGGACATTGTCCTGCACCAGGAGATCAGCAACTTTTACACTAGAGAGAAGCTCCTGGAGATGCTGCGGGTCACCGACCCCTACCATGACCTGGTCAAGGAGGAGCTCAACATCATCCAGGGCGCCCTGGAGCTCCGCACCAAGACAGTGGAGGATGTCCTGACCCCGCTGAGCGACTGCTTCATGCTGGCCAGCGACGCTCTGTTGGACTTCAACACCATGTCTGAGGTCATGCAGAGCGGCTACACCCGCATCCCCGTCTACGAGAACATGAGGTCCAACATCGTGGACATCCTGTTCGTCAAGGACCTGGCCTTCGTGGACCCGGACGACTGCACCCCACTGAAGACCATCACTCGCTTCTACAGGCACCCCATGCACTGTGTCTTCAATGACACCAAGCTGGACGCCATGCTGGAGGAGTTCAAGAAAGGTATGTTGGAATAGTGGCAACATtctcacaaaaaacacacagtcagCCAGAGAATAGCGAAGCTGGTCTGACCTTCCTGGCTACTCATTATGTAAAGGTTCCTGGCAGTGAGGTGATGGGGgggtcacaggttcaagtccTAAAATGACTACTGTGGATGGAAAATTGTCTCTTTTTCACTTCCCtaggatatttatttatttatttacagacataacaattaaaacagaaaacaatgatGATTGATATCATTTGACAGGGATTACATATCAAAAACTGTCAAAGGAATGTGAAGGCATAAAAAGAACCATATTAGAGACTGACTTTGACCATACGAGTATCGACCTGCCTGGTCACCCCTTGTGGTGGGTTGAAACTTGAGACTCAGAGGGACGTAGATTGCTGTTTATTGTGATTGTTCTGGCAGTCGGCACTAAGCCTCTCTAAAAGCTGCTGGAATCATTAATGGTTTCCCCCACCATGTATCACAGGTCAGCGtttcgtcttcttcttctgtgtggATTCACTCTTTGTTGACAGATCAGCTATTTAAGAAATGATATCTAAATATGTAACACCATGAGCCCAATGATATAAGAGACTGAGGGTCACAGGGATaattttggggggattttggTAATATTGTCATGAACAACGCTGTTTGGGTGAAGTTTCTGCGGACGATCCGGCCGACTGGCTGCTGTATAATTAACTCTGACCCACATAGAGCTGCAGTGTGCTGACGGTGGGAGGGGGGTGTGGgtagtttctgtgtgtgtgtgtgtgtgtgtgtgtaagggtacATGAGTGATCCTTTGTGTGTTCgtataggtgtgtgtgcgcCAGATTGATgccaacacttttttttggcagggggATGTCCCCCAACTGCCAAGCACGGGGGGAAGGGACTCGTGAGGAGATTAAATAAGAGAAGCATGGAATGAATAAGTCCGGGCTGGAAGGGAACTGAAGGGGGGAGTGGAAAATGGTGCAGACAGAATGCTGGACTGCGCTTGTTCTGTGAGCAGAGCCACTCTTCTAGAagttatgaaaataaatgatttgcCCCGGAATCGTAATAGATATGTTTGTGGATCAGTTTCCTTAGCTGAGCTTTGCCCCGCCCCTGCCCTGTGGAGGGGCATGGCTACGTCTGTCACATACAGCGTTACAAGACCTGCCTACGTACTGATATAAAAAACATGACGATGGCTCTGAAAGACCATGCTTAGAATCTCTGTCATTGTTTATATaggagctcacacacacacagaggatgtCACACTTTCCCACAGATCCAGAAAATGCGTTCCTCCCACTGACACAGAGCAGTATTaacccacacaaaagcacagagCCAAACAAACAGCCACACAGTTGAAGCCagacagaccacacacacactcactgaagAATCAAAAGGGGCTAAAGGGCCCAAATGCCCAAGACGTGCATTTGGGCAGGACAGGAAGTGTATAATCTTACCTCACCCAAAATTAGGGGCAGCAGTAGCAGGCGTAAAACAGGGCAACACGTCTTTTGCCTAAAATACCACATAAAGCTAATTTCCGGAGAGGATGATTCAATGATGGTGCTGGTTTTCTGCACAATTTTGCTTGTGGAGCCCTGAATTTCGACTCCTGGGAGAATGATGCCTCTGAGATCATGTCTGGGTCTGCAGGCCTACGCTTGTCTTTGTACTGGAACACGCTATCACTGTATCCCCCCGTCCAATAAAGTGGATGTGACATGTTAAGCTAGAGCACTGGTTCTTAAACCTCATGATTACCATCACCACTGAGAATCAGTGTCTCTCCAAGCACCACCATTATAACTGGCATAAGAAAAAAGGGCCTTTTAAATAAGTATACATactaattaatattatttattactgatcATCATACACTGTCAGTGCTGCTGAGAGACATGCAGTCTTCATGGGGGATGTCTGTAGAACAACCTTTGGTCACACTGCTCTTCAGAAACAGCTGGGATGGAACTGTGCCAGGGTGGAGGAACGAATTCACAGCATTGCACCACGGtagacaatgaaaaaaaaatcttaacaaAAATTTGGCAATTTTCAAGCAATTATGCAATAATTATGACAGGCTAACCAGGCCATCATTCGTTGAAGCAAGAGATGGAAGCAGCTGTTCTGTCTGACTAAAATAAATTTAGCATTTTGATGTTAATGTTTCCTTCCTATGTACAGGTAAGTCTCACTTGGCCATTGTGCAGAGGGTGAACAATGAAGGGGAGGGGGATCCCTTCTACGAGGTCATGGGCATCGTCACCCTGGAGGACGTCATTGAAGAGATCATCAAGTCTGAGATCCTGGATGAAACAGACCTCTACagtatgtattatttatgtttctTCATACAGTTATATGCCTTCCCAAAAATGATTGAATGTATTTTCACTATTTAGATTTACAGATTCATTTttgatgtttaaatgtttaaaacatgaaGTCAATACACAGAAGTCaatttttttagatgtttgaTGGAGCAGCTATAAGGGGGTTTAAGTGCAGAAGGACAACTGTTTTGTGCACCCTCTGtgaaatttcagaaaaacatacagtaaatacagtccactcaccaagtgtgatgcaGGGGTATATGCAGAGGAGTGCTTGCTGTGCATtgtaatgacaatcactttacttttactcactTGAATCTGAAATGATGCAGTGAGTAGCTCCTCATTTCTTAAACAACCATGTCTGACTTTACAGAAGAAATGTGGTGAGAAAAGGGATCAGCAATCACTGAACCATAAAAACATCCACAGCTGAAGTCTATGTTCAGCATTGATAGTGCAAGCTTTTCGCACTCCAGGGACTAAACAGCTGTGGAGCCTTAAGAAATCCACTGATTAATGAGTCTAATCAGGAAAAAAGGCTTAAATTTACTCAGAGAAATAAAGATTGGACTCTGAAGAAGGTTGTGTGGTGTGATGAGTCCAGATCTCCCCTGTTGGGGGAGGCACTGTATATATTTGGTCCTCCACAGTTCTTTCTGTCTGCCATTATATCTGAATCTGTCCTTCTCCATGCTTTTCCTGTAACAAACACTTCAGACAAAGCCCTGCTCAACTGCCAGCACTAATGAAAAGGCAGAGGTGTGCATGAAATCAGATACCATCATTTATGTAAAAAGCCCTCCTCACTCCCTCAAAATCAGAGTTGctcaatattaaatataaatttttccATGTGAAAACATCACTATTATAGCAACAGGCTGTCCATCCTGTACAATTCTGCCACCATTTACACTCATGAATAATAAATTACTGCTCACAGTCATTACTTGTGCAAAAAATATGATGTTTTAATAGTACTCATGTGATTTGATGTATGTTGAAAGCATTAGCTATGGATACTTCATAAATTTTTAAATGCCTCATTTGACTCCATAGCAAATATCCTGTCGCAGGAGCCCGTTTTCCCCAGACGTTGCTTGTTTGACGAGCTCTGAGGGACGCAGTGTGGCCCAGATGATCTGTCCTGATGCATCTCCAAACTCATGCTGCTGTGCTAGTGCTGGTGTACATCATTTTAAAGGCTGGGCTATAACAGCGTGGGAAAAGTGCTGACTCTGATCCTCTTGCCCCTTGCTTCTCTGCCAGCTGATAACCGCACCAAGAGACGGGTGTCGCATCACGAACGGAAGCAGCAGGATTTCTCCATTTTTAAGCTCTCCGAGAACGAGATGAAGGTGAAGATCTCACCACAGCTGCTACTCGCTACTCATCGCTTCCTGTCCACTGGTGAGGAAAGGGCGCAGCCCGGAGACCATGCGGCTCACTCAGGGTCTGCCGGCATTTGCAGCAAAGGCTGCTGTGTATGAATAGTGCATGAGCAGTAATCTCGCATGTGCCTTTTCAGTCCTGATATTGATCTAAACCCAGTGCTCACCAAAAAGGTGGCAagataataaataaaggaataataTCATAATGAGCTGCTAAAACTGAATCCAGCTGCTGGAGTCAGAACCAGACCATTATCAGTGTGTACACTGGGGTGGCCTGTattcaaaatacaaatatgaaaaattgAGTATTCAGTCACAAATCCCATGGTTATGAAGGTGATATGACAAGTATGGTGACaatcaataatttaaataataatttaataattcttTTTCATGTTAACGCTGATATGCAAGAAATAATTTGACACCCAGAAGTACTGCAAGttgatttacattaaaatgtaatttaagaaggaattttattttaatttacaataGTAACTGAattgttaaatatgtttatgGCAATAATGAAGTCAGTATTCCAACATCAATACCTTAAGTACTATGGAAGTATTCTATAATTTCCAATAATATTTCTCCTTTTCCACTGGCCACTCTTTACCCTCAGAAGTGGAGCCCTTCAAGCCATCTCATCTGTCTGAAAAGATCCTGCTCAGGTTGATAAAGCATCCCTGCGTGGTCCAAGAATTCAAATTTGATGAGAAGAACAAGCAAGCACCACAGCACTTTCTGTTCCAGAGGAATAAACCTGTTGACTACTTCGTCTTG contains:
- the LOC114785415 gene encoding metal transporter CNNM1-like, translating into MAADAAAAALLMVLVVACLPASSVALLGFRPEDTGGDLTVEDGVLRATEGTRFMLRVYYASTLQRPNRTASGGRVNAAPWIAFIEEPSPGRQGQVQPKRNMCVDKNARTSDIEVLGSYKSASSQNSVLVELLAKDLRRGERIKYYSMCAFDGTAWEHYRTRDFWVAVAERSAEPDLWLQVLVSVLLLALSALFSGLNLSLLALDPVELQVLQNSGTDKEQKHARRIESVRKHGNYVLCTLLLGNALINASLAVWMCQILGMTWLSTCVCAFTIFFIGEILPHSVASRHGLAIASKSIWLTRLLMVLSFPISFPISKLLDIVLHQEISNFYTREKLLEMLRVTDPYHDLVKEELNIIQGALELRTKTVEDVLTPLSDCFMLASDALLDFNTMSEVMQSGYTRIPVYENMRSNIVDILFVKDLAFVDPDDCTPLKTITRFYRHPMHCVFNDTKLDAMLEEFKKGKSHLAIVQRVNNEGEGDPFYEVMGIVTLEDVIEEIIKSEILDETDLYTDNRTKRRVSHHERKQQDFSIFKLSENEMKVKISPQLLLATHRFLSTEVEPFKPSHLSEKILLRLIKHPCVVQEFKFDEKNKQAPQHFLFQRNKPVDYFVLILQGRVEVEFGKEALHFENSAFSYYGVPAIMPSLTVHRSPSRSSGLDRSDSMLYGGSMVQLNGGSSAYLPEYSVRQLTDLQIIKITRGHYQNALTASRMDSSAQTPDAEPHTGDGNSPTPDASSTEHGDTLLPPREPRPGPAQGRGHQSGTPHRTTFLNEKNRIVRSKSDGQKSPSDSVFLRMDEIPYIRENRSESDGNNDSEAVPIETDSAPFISTLSLSGSEDTLGKKLLLKLSHNKRKKSREGERTPEDISDQPLVNT